In a genomic window of Polycladomyces abyssicola:
- a CDS encoding ATP-binding protein: MAMQVVGVTTQQEVYVVSRERKFRINEILVIEDPALNYPRGEVVETLSYNRLIPMGLDRSLVDTQVIRSLEQIGYDIGSDELNLAKLRLFSEAPHPVRTGCPVREPRFDEVRGLLVKTTPTEGMVLGEIRGTEALADTLDEDLRDQVHIVEDGVMRPQAGVPFLFDIRAMQQYPHIGIFGGSGSGKSFGLRVMLEELMKLGIPTVVFDPHFEMDFSETVPELAKYAPDFTNRWVAVQIGQHVGIDFSSLSTRDLQGLLGAAGGSVTESMVNVVQMLHKKKDSFRTFSDRLNNVAQALEEGKQGLERRLHGGDIDPVEAEKLKDLLTLYQQYNSLPLASLKGVQWRLNRLEKAGLFQQDIRPIERALEQGRLVVVQGSAWLLQVFATYVIGALYRKRREYKDARMNGENGRFFPPFLIVTDEAHNFAPKGVDSPAKAILKEIAQEGRKYGVFLVFATQRPTLLDETITAQLNTKFVFRTVRGTDIATLREETDLTPEEGKRLPYLRSGDTFVSSAVFGRTVFMRVRAAYTRSPHVTNPFEELQSIRQEQDENVLNVLLSRLPLFDTDLLDAVTHVNRECGLTWDVPRLKQELDRLAAEGRIAKKESPFVTRYDAVR; this comes from the coding sequence ATGGCCATGCAAGTGGTCGGCGTAACGACACAGCAGGAAGTGTACGTGGTATCGAGGGAACGTAAATTTCGCATCAACGAGATTCTGGTGATCGAAGATCCGGCGCTGAACTACCCGCGCGGGGAAGTGGTGGAAACCCTTTCTTACAACCGTCTGATACCGATGGGTCTCGATCGTTCGCTGGTAGACACACAGGTCATCCGTTCGTTGGAACAGATCGGTTATGATATCGGTTCGGATGAGTTGAACCTGGCCAAATTACGTCTGTTTTCTGAGGCACCTCATCCGGTTCGGACCGGTTGTCCCGTACGGGAACCCCGGTTTGACGAGGTGCGCGGCTTGTTGGTGAAGACAACGCCGACAGAAGGGATGGTCTTGGGGGAGATCCGCGGAACGGAAGCGTTGGCGGATACGTTGGATGAGGATCTGAGGGATCAGGTACACATCGTTGAAGATGGGGTCATGCGACCGCAGGCGGGCGTCCCTTTTTTATTCGACATCCGTGCGATGCAGCAGTATCCGCATATCGGGATTTTCGGCGGGTCGGGTTCCGGGAAATCGTTCGGTTTGCGGGTGATGCTGGAAGAGCTGATGAAACTGGGAATTCCCACTGTGGTGTTCGATCCGCACTTTGAGATGGATTTCAGTGAGACGGTGCCGGAGTTGGCAAAATATGCTCCGGATTTCACTAATCGCTGGGTGGCCGTACAGATCGGACAGCATGTGGGGATTGATTTTTCCTCATTGTCCACCCGGGATTTGCAGGGATTGCTCGGTGCCGCCGGCGGAAGTGTGACGGAATCGATGGTGAATGTGGTGCAGATGTTGCACAAGAAAAAGGATTCGTTCCGCACGTTCAGCGACCGGTTGAACAATGTGGCTCAGGCTTTGGAAGAAGGCAAACAGGGGCTGGAGCGTCGGTTGCACGGCGGAGACATCGATCCGGTAGAGGCGGAGAAGCTCAAGGATTTGCTGACATTGTATCAACAATACAACAGCTTGCCGCTCGCGTCGCTCAAAGGGGTTCAATGGCGGCTTAACCGGCTGGAAAAGGCGGGATTGTTCCAGCAGGACATCCGGCCGATCGAGCGGGCGTTGGAACAGGGAAGGTTGGTGGTGGTACAGGGTTCGGCCTGGTTGTTGCAGGTGTTTGCCACCTATGTGATCGGCGCGTTGTACCGTAAAAGGCGGGAGTACAAAGATGCCCGGATGAACGGGGAGAACGGTCGGTTTTTTCCGCCGTTTCTCATCGTAACGGACGAAGCACACAATTTCGCCCCCAAAGGGGTGGACTCACCGGCCAAGGCGATTTTAAAGGAGATCGCCCAGGAAGGTCGGAAATACGGCGTTTTCCTCGTGTTTGCCACCCAACGTCCCACCCTCTTGGATGAGACGATCACGGCTCAGTTGAACACCAAGTTTGTCTTCCGTACCGTGCGTGGCACCGACATCGCCACGTTGCGGGAAGAGACCGACTTGACACCGGAGGAGGGGAAGCGGTTGCCGTACTTGCGCTCCGGCGATACGTTCGTTTCCTCCGCTGTATTCGGCCGTACCGTGTTCATGCGGGTGCGGGCGGCCTATACCCGGAGTCCGCATGTCACCAATCCGTTTGAAGAATTGCAGTCGATCCGACAGGAACAGGACGAAAATGTGCTGAACGTGTTGCTGTCACGGTTACCGCTGTTTGACACCGACCTGCTGGATGCGGTCACACATGTGAACCGGGAATGCGGCCTGACATGGGACGTGCCACGGTTGAAGCAAGAGCTGGACCGGTTGGCGGCTGAAGGGCGTATTGCGAAAAAGGAGTCCCCGTTCGTCACGCGCTATGATGCTGTGCGTTAA
- a CDS encoding FTR1 family iron permease yields the protein MDVQAFLITFREVLEALLIVGLITSYLKRVGASHFNKWVWTGAGAAVVASFFVALLFQVVLTGFQVMGSEIYLKITIMLISSVLLTQMVLWMADQSKGIKGRLESKLSDILTTGSVIGMIIHAFLVVVREGVETVFFFAGISGGQIDKAITSWGALFGVAVAGVVSYLFFRGAMRFSLQTFFRVTGAMIVLIAAGLLVQAIGMMQDIGLMKSAMPHVYNLDWLMPEHPVDEAHYVREHGTHPLISGNVGIFFKTLLGYSHSPSIEQILAYLGYFAVVFSWVRFKRRVVAPSATIRTEQTVAVRKNGDVSHASDSTEASRQYGQSAAVVRRANWG from the coding sequence CTGGACGTACAGGCGTTCTTGATTACTTTTCGCGAAGTATTGGAAGCGTTGTTGATTGTGGGATTGATCACTTCCTACCTGAAACGGGTCGGAGCGAGCCACTTCAACAAATGGGTGTGGACGGGAGCAGGAGCCGCCGTGGTGGCCAGTTTTTTCGTTGCACTCTTATTCCAAGTGGTACTGACCGGTTTTCAAGTGATGGGAAGCGAAATCTATCTGAAGATTACCATTATGCTGATCTCGTCCGTCCTGTTAACACAAATGGTGTTGTGGATGGCGGACCAGAGCAAAGGGATCAAGGGACGCCTGGAGAGCAAGCTGAGTGATATCCTTACCACCGGTAGCGTGATCGGCATGATCATTCACGCGTTTTTGGTGGTCGTGCGCGAAGGCGTGGAAACCGTCTTTTTCTTCGCCGGCATCTCGGGCGGCCAGATTGATAAAGCCATTACGAGCTGGGGAGCGCTGTTTGGCGTGGCGGTCGCCGGTGTGGTTTCCTACCTGTTTTTCCGTGGGGCGATGCGGTTTTCTCTGCAGACATTTTTCCGTGTGACGGGTGCGATGATCGTATTGATCGCTGCCGGACTTTTGGTGCAGGCGATCGGCATGATGCAGGATATCGGTCTGATGAAAAGTGCGATGCCGCACGTTTACAATCTCGATTGGTTGATGCCGGAACATCCGGTGGATGAGGCTCATTATGTCCGGGAGCACGGCACGCATCCGTTGATCAGCGGCAATGTCGGGATTTTCTTCAAAACACTGCTCGGTTACAGCCACAGCCCGTCGATCGAGCAAATTCTTGCCTATCTCGGTTATTTTGCCGTCGTATTCAGCTGGGTTCGGTTCAAACGCCGTGTCGTTGCACCGTCAGCCACAATTCGTACCGAACAGACGGTTGCCGTTCGCAAAAATGGGGATGTGAGCCATGCTTCCGATTCAACTGAAGCGTCCCGGCAATATGGACAGTCTGCGGCTGTCGTGAGAAGGGCAAACTGGGGTTAG
- a CDS encoding glycosyltransferase family 39 protein, with translation MRSWIKAAGLVLAAMLVRLSWTTAWPESWDAVDFALALRRYDLFAMQPHFPGYPFFILAGHFFLPLIENEYLSLSWVSAVSGGIGVGLFYGVARRFLPEKWAFWGGVWLAVHPMTWLASEQPMSDAMGLATALLLWWTVSFSLRWPDGDQRHGWVLVSGAVVVAVLLGVRLSYWPLAAVLLYPAIRLLVVKGKWQLSAERVRYLILAAGLGIGLTGAWILAVSNSEGSVMRFFRLGAAFTEGHFTQWGDTAFTGAPSWADRMVEFFRRQIWVAAMGGWYPTAPTWQWVTGLAVATALLAAVTFERRWGDHRVRLVALWMFPYGLWLFFGQNVEKWRHILPLIPAMILAAMWGIRRLAERRRLAAYGLLALILTLHTVQGASLVRIHHEDKPAVVEMADYVKNHYDPDRVVLITWEEERVLYARDSRYETILLHSWPVFTGALTPYRHGEKHVLITGAVVDGFGPRKELLRPYLREVARFESHPLIDPVYHTIRLYEIDVKRFFKETVDGVQGGRAS, from the coding sequence ATGAGGTCGTGGATAAAGGCTGCGGGGCTGGTGTTGGCCGCCATGCTGGTACGTCTGTCTTGGACAACCGCATGGCCGGAAAGCTGGGATGCCGTTGATTTTGCACTGGCTCTGCGGCGTTATGATCTCTTTGCGATGCAGCCCCATTTTCCGGGATACCCGTTTTTTATCTTGGCGGGGCATTTTTTTCTGCCCCTCATTGAGAATGAATATCTTTCCTTATCTTGGGTCAGTGCCGTTTCAGGCGGGATCGGTGTCGGTCTTTTCTACGGGGTGGCACGCCGTTTTTTACCGGAGAAGTGGGCGTTTTGGGGGGGCGTTTGGCTGGCTGTTCACCCGATGACGTGGCTGGCATCGGAACAGCCGATGTCGGACGCGATGGGATTGGCGACGGCTTTATTGCTCTGGTGGACGGTCAGTTTCAGCTTGCGTTGGCCGGACGGAGACCAACGGCATGGATGGGTGTTGGTTTCCGGGGCAGTTGTGGTGGCGGTGCTGTTGGGGGTTCGACTTTCCTATTGGCCCCTTGCTGCCGTATTACTTTACCCGGCAATCCGTTTGCTTGTTGTCAAGGGTAAGTGGCAGCTTAGCGCCGAACGGGTGCGTTACCTCATTTTGGCCGCTGGTTTGGGGATTGGCTTGACCGGTGCCTGGATACTGGCAGTCAGCAACAGTGAAGGAAGCGTGATGCGGTTTTTTCGGCTGGGTGCCGCCTTTACCGAAGGTCATTTCACGCAATGGGGAGATACCGCTTTCACCGGGGCGCCGTCATGGGCTGATCGGATGGTTGAGTTTTTCCGAAGGCAAATTTGGGTCGCAGCCATGGGCGGCTGGTATCCGACGGCGCCCACCTGGCAATGGGTAACCGGGCTGGCCGTGGCGACGGCACTGTTGGCTGCCGTAACCTTCGAGCGGCGATGGGGTGATCATCGCGTCCGGTTGGTAGCCTTGTGGATGTTCCCTTATGGATTGTGGTTGTTTTTCGGGCAAAATGTGGAGAAATGGCGTCATATACTGCCCCTGATCCCGGCCATGATTCTGGCGGCGATGTGGGGAATCCGCCGGCTGGCCGAGCGCAGGAGATTGGCCGCATACGGATTGCTGGCGTTGATACTCACCTTGCACACAGTCCAAGGTGCATCTCTTGTCCGTATTCATCACGAGGACAAGCCGGCGGTAGTAGAGATGGCTGATTACGTCAAAAACCATTATGATCCGGATCGTGTGGTATTGATCACGTGGGAAGAGGAACGGGTGTTGTATGCACGCGATTCGCGGTATGAGACAATCCTTTTGCACAGTTGGCCGGTCTTTACGGGGGCATTGACACCTTATCGTCACGGGGAAAAACACGTGCTGATCACCGGAGCGGTCGTGGACGGATTTGGTCCCCGCAAAGAGTTGCTTCGCCCATACCTGCGGGAAGTGGCCCGTTTTGAGAGTCACCCGCTGATCGATCCGGTTTATCATACCATTCGACTGTATGAAATTGACGTGAAAAGATTTTTCAAGGAAACGGTTGACGGGGTGCAAGGAGGAAGAGCATCATGA